In the Arachis stenosperma cultivar V10309 chromosome 8, arast.V10309.gnm1.PFL2, whole genome shotgun sequence genome, CAGAAACCTGACAGTTAAAAATAGCTTTTTCagtttttctctcaaaataaGCCTCTAGGTAAaagtaaaatacaaaatatgagagacaaatacaaaataagctaaaagaCTCCAAAACAAATAGAGATCATCCGCTCTGTCACCACCaaagcaactcaccgaggtgggttgtgacctgcatctgaaaacaacaacggaaatatggtatgagaatttgaggttcttagtatggtagcagtgcccagtgatgtaagatataagaccTCAGGACGCCAGAGGCAATTCTATaacttcatatccatcacaagattcatCTTAAAGCATAACTAACACAATAGAGCATAAATCAAAACCATAACTTAACTTAAAACCTTAACAGTATAAAAAGGGTAATCTAACTTAAGGGATTTTCTAGTCTAACAGTTTtccgctgtcccacagccttcaccaacctatcctccatgcgatcccatcaccaccgctttccgaacctcctcaatcccagtagaaaacacagataatatcaatgcaagtaaaacacaagtataGGCATATAaggcaagtaattcaagtaggCAATTAGTCATGTCATACAAATAGGCAAGCAATTACAAGTCGGCAAAGCAAACAAACTGAtagaagatgcatatgatgaatgcctatccTATTGGCTTTGATATCACATTGTcagttcaactgccaacccgacacatctccatggagatgtcgcCCTTCGGAATTATAATTGGGAACCCCCAAGATATGGTGCTCAGAACACCGTCCAGGATTTTGTGCCTGCACACTCTAgtgatccgaagggatgcgagTGGGATACTCTTGCCgcagacctcacatctcaacgtaagcgggattaaccaccgtccttacgccgccgccgctacctcgacagccgggattaaccaccatccctgccaggcgcatagcgtctcaaCAATCTCAATATAAACAGTAATTCAGTGGTTTTTCATAAAACATTTTCAGTACATCATGGATCCATTATTTCATCCCGAGTCCTCGACTCATTTCAACCACTGTCAATTCAACATTTCCATTCCGAACTCATCAGTTCGTCAATTTCTCAATTCAGGTATCTTTCTCCCTTCTCATTTCACCAGACCCATCCTCAGTACACCAGAATCCTAAGCTTTCGTTTTCTAACTTTTCAAACTAATACCAAATCAAATCTCCTAAGACCTTTTCCATGTTTTAATGCCCGATATTAAGCCCAAGAGTCTTAATTAGGTGTCACAGAAGTATACAAATTTGTTGAAAAAGTGAAATAGTTTAAAAACAAAGTTTAAGTTGTAAAACAGGgcatgtgcgtacgcataggggtgtgcgtgcgcatgcCCAGGGAAATTTTCAAAAGTGTGCGTACACAtagaggtgtgcgtacgcacggtTACCGAATGTTTGAAACTCTTATCGTAAATTATTTATGAtctattttattagtttaaactATTTATTTAGAAACTATTTTAGTAGTTATAATCAATTTGATTATAACTACTAAAATAGTTTCTAAATAAATagtttaaactaataaaatagaTCATAAATAATTTACGATCAGAGTTTCAAAAATCGGGTTGTTATACTTCTTccttatcttcttcttcttctattcttctttccTACATTTTTGTTCTTCTCACATGCTTGACTGTGAGAAAGGAGAATCAGAAGTGCGAGTAACGTTCGTCGTGTATCATACTGTTGGGCAAGGTTGTTGAACAAATAGCATTAGCACAGAAAGAAAGGGCGAAGATCAGGTTAAAAAGTGaaagtttttttttcaatttctcgATACTCCGTTCTTGGctttcattttgatttttgttttgcaTTGTAATTTTGTATGCAATCTGTTGTCTATATCTAGGGTATTGTAAGTTATTGCATTTGAATGAGGCTAGggtttgttttttatttttgctgcTGAATAAAAGAATGCCATTTGTATCTTTTGTTGTCTTTGGATACATGTTATTATGTGTGCGTTATTGCTTGTATTTAGAAATTTGTAGTTAAAAAATAATGTCAAAGACCACATTGAACAGTTGTTTGGGCTAGAGAAAGATACAATAGATGTGTTCTTAATAAGAAATTACTACAAGGCTCTTGGATATGACAATTTGAAGAAGTGCTAGTGGCTAGCTCCTGGGAGGCTCTTGAAGACTGGATTAAGACCATTCTCACATGACAAGGAGCTGATAGAAATGTGCTTTCATGTAAAGAATAATGAAGGTGTAGTGCATGTGTACCTTGAGcatggaatttctgatgctgaaaGTGATGAGGTTCCACAACTGATAGAGATGACCCTCATCCAAAAATTCATGTATCTGACATCATCTCAAATCCATCATCATGTATCTTAAACACACTTCTTGGACAAAATACTTCCAGACCTCCTGAGCAGCCAACAATGACCACATTTCATGAGGAGTCCACATCCAACCCCCCAGGCCAGCCCACCTCTACACCTCTAGCCCATCCCACTTTTGTACCTCCAACCCAGTCCACCTCAAAGCCTATAGCCCAGCCTACCACTTATGCACCTCTAGCTTAGCCCACATCAATACGTCCTTTCAGACCATATTTTTCTAATTCAAAATCTAATAAACCTGAGAAGTCCATTTCAACTACTACTACAAGTGTCATACAGAAGTTAAAGACTACCCTAAATATAGGTGCTGTCAAGAAGTACACAACATCACTACAAGACGAGTGACAAGATCAGCTTATAGATTTGCACCCAAAGGAAAGAAGGTTGTTGGTGAGGTGCCTACAGTGACTTGTCAAGCAATGACAATAGTGACTCGTACGAGAGTGTGGAAGATGAGCTCTATAGGCCTAGACTTGAAGCTTTTGAGAATTCAAGTGAGGATGATTTTGACTCTGAGGTGGCTGCATCAAGAATTTGGGAGttgaaaatcaataaaaataaggGAAATCAAAGATATGCCTTGAAGACTTGTGTGATGAAGATGAGCTGGTAGTTTAGAATTCTGATAAAGAAGTTGACTTGGGTCAAGTGTTAGGAAAAGCCAATGAGGTCCAGGTACCATATGATGCATTTGATGTCTACCACAATGATTCTGATGAAAATGATTCATGGCACTTTTAGGAGATGAAGGCCCTACCTAATTCGGATAAAGAATCTGATgtggatgatgatgatgcatTTCCAATATTCATGGAGGGAGCAAGATTTGGAGAGTTAAAATTAGAGGTCGGAAATGAAGTTTAATACGAAACATGACTTTATTGAGGTAGTGAGGGGGTTTACCATACAAGAGGGGAGGcaaatcaatttcaaaaggAATGAGAGTTATAGGGTGAGAGCTGTTTGCAAATACAAAAAAATGGTTGTAATTGGGTTGCATACTTGCATATGCTTCTATGGATCATGAAGAAACTTGCTGGCAGATGAAGACATTCAACAATGTCCACATATGTGCTAGGAGGACTAAGAATAGGGCAGCAAACAGAAAGTGGCTTGCCTCAAAGCtggtcaaaaaaaaaaaagaaaatatcctAACCTAAACCATGGAGAAGCGTCTGATTACTTTAAGAGGAAGTGTGATCTTGATTTGAATAAGTCCTCTCTGACTAGAGCATTAAGTGATGTAAGAAACATTGTTTATAGAGATGTGGCAGCACAATATACACTTGTCAGAGACTATGCAGAGACTCTTTTGAAAAGTAACCCTGGCTCAACTTTTAAAATAGGAGTGAAGCCGCAGCCTGAAGGAgatccaattttcgaaaaaaatgtaCATATGCTTTTATGGATGCAAGAAATGCTTTAAGGCTGGATGTCGCCCTCTAATTGGGTTAGATGGAACCTTTTTTAAGACTCACTTTGGAGGCAAATCCTATCCACAGTTGGACAAGATGCCAACAACCACATATATATCATCACCTGTGTCATTGTAGAGGTCGAGAACAAAGACAATTGGTGATGGTTTTTAGAACTTCTACTGGATGATCTGGGTGATCGCACTCATAATGGTTGGTGCTTCATGTCAGACAAGCAAAAggtaaaatttaatatttaaaacaaTTTTGAGTGCTATTTTGAGGGACTATGTTGggatataatataaaatttagggTTCGGTTAGGTCATAAAGTATAATTTGGAGGGTTTAATTGGGACTCAATTACAATAAAGGTTAACTTTGTTGCATATTATGGCAATGGTGAATTCCAGCAGTTCGTGAATTGATGTTTGAAGTGCATTATAGGTTTTATGCGTAGCACAtttggaggaattttaacaagCAATAGAAAGAGGTTGAGAAGCTTGTTATGAAAATGTGCAAGGGAGACAACAAGGCATGGCTTTGAGCAAAAGATGGAGAAGATAAAGAGAAAGAATGAAGATGTCTGGGCTACTTGAATAAATAGCCAAAGAAATCATGGACCAAGGCATACTTTAGTCATGGTCTTAAGATGGATAACATTTATAATAATGCATGCGAAGTATTCAATGCAAGGATAAATGAGTATAGGAAAAAGCCTATAATCACTCTATTAGAGGATCATGAGAATAATTGCAAAAAATAAAGTGAAACTGCAACACCACATAGGCAGGTTACCTCCTATTCAAAGGAGTAGACtagaaaagataaagaagaaaTCACAAAAATGGCGTCCAGTGTAGTCTGGAGATGATAGATATCAGAGATTTGAGATTCATAGATGGTTAACAAACATGGCTGTTGATTTGGGGAAGCAAATATGCACATATAGATTCTGGCATATTACAAGTATAAGTTTGTTTTGTTGCTTATTTGCTACTAGTTATAAACTGTTTCAGACATACATTTTTGCTATAATTGTGAATTATTGTAGGCATTGTATTTTTGGTTGAAATAAATGTGTTAGGCATATAATTTAGGTTGAGACAAATTCTGATTGGATGTAATCTATTTTTTGTTGGAACAAATTCTGAATTCATATAAAATGTTTTTGGTTGGAAAACAAATTCTGTTTGGATGTAAACTGGCTTTTAGGCATGCCATGTGTCTATGCATGTGCTGCAATAGTTAGATTGAATGAAAATCCTAAAGAATATTGTCACACTTGGTTGACCATGGATTCATATAGAGCAACATATGTCCATTCATTAAATTCTATCCCTAGACAAATAATGTGGGAGAAGTCTCAGTATAGTAGATCTCAAGCACCCAAAATTTGAAGAAAGTCTGGTCCTTTGAAGAAGAAAAGACGGAAGGATGTAGATGAGGAGCCTTCAGGAAGTAAGAATAGTAAGACTGGAGCAATAAAACTAAATAGAAAGTACAAGGAATTTACTTGTACTTATGTGGGACAAAATGTCACACGAAAAGAAGCTACTCCCACGAAAAAGCTTATGATATTGTAGCTGCCCTTGCTGCTATTGCAGTAGCTGTAATTTCTAAGAAGTAAATAAAAGGTGTGTCTAAAGTAGAAAAGGAGAGGCTAAGCCTGCTCTATCCACTGATATTGCTACCTCTGAGGCACCAACAAATGCTAATGCTCCTTCAGAGATTGTGATATCTCAACCCCCTTTTTCACAATCAAAAGATGGAGAACAAGTAACTATTCAATTTGTCCTTATATTTGTGGATTTAAGGTTTATTTAATTATCTATTCAGTTTAATTATGTCTCAAATTGATCTGGACTTGTATTCTACTCATGCAACTATAGGTAACTCCTGCAACGAGACCCAACAAACTACAACCAAAGAGAAAAGCATCTCCAACCCAGGAACAACAAGTATTGACCCAATGCAGGGAGCAAGTTATGGAACATCTTCAAGCATGGCTGAAGTCATAAAATTTGTCCCTACACCAGGGATGAAGCCAGCATTCAAACCTCCTAGAAAGAAGTGATTGATTTTTAACCATGATGGATTATTATAATTAGGATAGTTgcttttttaattatgtttatcTTGTGTCACTGGAACATGGTTATGTGTATGTCCACATATTTGGCTATTTATGACTTTCTGGATGAATTTTATTGATACtctattatgtttattttggTCAGCTTATTTTGTTCAGTTAGTAACAAACAATGCCTTTGAATATTGGTTATGCATGCCTTTTTTTTTGGATCCTAAATGTAGAGACTTGATTTGAAGTTTATGAATAGTACTAACATGTTTAATATTTAGCTTTAGTTCTTTACTATTGCAACATTACATATATACCAGAGGAGCTAAAACAtgctttttttttcatatttgcTTTCTACAATGCTTTCATTCAACCCTAAACATATACACCATTAGTTACAcaattttaatcaaaattaaccATATTTATACCATACACAACAGTCACAAACACACTTAAACAAATAACCAAACTTAAAATACTAATTCATAGTTTCAAACACCTAATTTCAATTTCTATTGAAGTAATTCTCCATGCTAAATTCATCTTCCAACTCTCATTATTGTTTTCAGGTTGTGCTTTGCCCACTAAACTCTGTTCTTCCTCGGCATCTGTCTACATAAAGAAATCACACCACATTCTCCAAAAACTCTGTCAATTCCTcaacaaccaaaaaaaaaagaaaaaaaattgcagCATACCTATCAAATACATTGAAAAAGAAGACGTTGCACTTACATTATAATTTGGATACCTATAAAAAGATCTCTCAGAATTGGCATTCGTTCCAAACTTCCGAACCACTAGACGCATTCCACAACCACACCAATCAAGAATCTTCCCCAATCTCCCACGATTAAGGTTCCTCACGGAAGCGCCATGAGAAGTTGAGAACGTGACTACGCAGAGCTCCCTGAAGCTTGGCTTCCTGAACTCATCATATTTTCAGCAAAGTTTCGAACGTTTTGGGAAAAGAGGGCTACAAATTAGGGTTTTAACATCTTTAGAAGGGTCAAATTGAGTAAAATCAACTTTTGTCACATCATTCAACCATTACACATTCACCTTGATAACTTAACGCGCCACATCAAATCTTCGTTAACGAAGATAACTCTAGAGACAAACGTGAGTCACGATCCAATATTTAGAGATCTTAATTGAATAATTTCAAATTTGGAGGTCAAAATTGAGATCGAGTGAAAATTTCAGGGGCCAAAATAGATTTTAACTCCTAATTCTCTAATGAAAAAATTTCACTAGTTAAACCGTGTATAATAGTAAATTAGGAATTAGTAATTTAGTGAAATCTCATGCTGGACAATCAATGAAATCTTGGGCATGTTAGTAGTGGGTGTGTTTGGCAAACGCGTTGGAAGGGGAAAAAGCACATTCCAGCTTTTTGAAAGgttcaatttattatttgacaaattttttctttataaatgcAGAAGTGATTTTGCATTCAGAACCACGTTTACAAGAGCAACAATTCTTGGTTTCTGTGTTTCACTAATAAATTTTTAGCCATTAATATTCaacatttattttctttttaccaactttataatttatgcatgttattgtattatttaaagaatttttattattttttttatatgagctttttttattatttattatttatattttttattaattttttttgacatgataatttttataattgtgatttttgtgtattatatttattattatctttttataatatgatttattgatttcattaggtaaattaaattaaacaaaaaattaaccataaataataataataaaaaattataacatattaaaagagaatattaaaaatactaaaaatatattatataaaaatatattaaaaaattaaataaaataatattataatttaatatcatatttttttaataattatttatctaaaaataattttaattaatattatctaaaaaatatttattttattaaaatttattttaatatacaattatcaaaaataaattatattcacACAAActtatttttatctaaaattaattttataaaatcactTCAACGCATAACTAGGAAAACTACCTTGGCAAGTAATAATGGTACTAAGTTCGATAAATGAACGAAGCCGTTAGCCAAGGCTGGCGCCAAGAGGAGGGGACAGCTATAAACTAGAagctgaaaaacaacaaaaaaataaaaactaaaataaaaaactaaaacataaaaagaaaaataaacaacgATTTAAAAAGCTGGCTAATGAGGGAAGAAGGATCTAGAACAAATTCCCCATCTTgcacaaaaaaaatatagaaaagaaaaacataaataaataataaaatagttaattatcattaaatttatcatttttatagCATATAAAacacttttaattaaaaaattaaatatttattttctcacttcagactcacaattcacaaaagcataaaatcaaataaattattCTAGACTCTTCTCTATAACCTATCTAACAACCAGGATTCGATCCAAACCGTCCATCAAATCAACGACCGTGCCGCTTTATATATACCCATTGCAGAAATTCATCCTTGTGTTTCGCTTCGCTTATACCTCCTCTGAAAGAAAGAGATCTGGAGTCTTCATGTTCTCGCGCCAGTTAGTTACATACACCACGCCAACCTTATTTTGGGGGGAAATATAATTAGGGTTTCGTTTCTTCGATCGATCAATCGATCGGAATCGGTTTCTGTTGAATTGTGATCTGAATTTGATTGTTCTGTGAGATTGTGAAGATGTTTGGGAGGGCGCCAAAGAAGAGCGATAACACCAAGTACTATGAGATCCTCGGAGTATCGAAGGAGGCTTCGCAGGACGATTTGAAGAAGGCTTACAAGAAAGCCGCCATCAAGAATCATCCTGACAAAGGAGGCGATCCTGAGAAGGTAGCCATCCTAATGATTCCATTCGGAAAACTCTGAAtagaattaataatttaaattgattcTTAATTAGTGGTGATTATTTGTTGACGAAATTGTTTAGGATATAattgttttttatttcaatGTTATTGCGATTCTGATTTGCTAATTTGCGGTTGTGATTAGTTTACGTAGTAGTGATGTGGTAGATTGCACTTTGCCAGAGTGATTATGACTGTAGTTACTTTATTGGTAGCTGCGGTGATCGATCGAGAGAAATCATGTGAGACGAGGCCTTACACTTTCACGTTTTCTTTCTGTATTTTTGGTGTGTAGTTTAAAGAGCTGGCACATGCTTATGAGGTGCTGAGTGACCCGGAGAAGCGTGAGATTTATGATCAATATGGTGAAGACGCACTTAAGGAAGGAAtgggtggtggtggtggcggcCATGATCCATTTGATATCTTCCAGTCTTTCTTCGGGGGAAGTCCATTTGGCTCCGGTATGGTTTTACGGACAATTCTTTTTATGGGAGCCGTCAAAGCTAGCAtttaataaagaaattaaaggtTTCTAGAATTGTTTCGTTGAGCAGGTGGTGGCGGCAGTAGAGGACGGAGGCAGAGACGCGGCGAAGATGTGGTTCACCCCCTGAAGGTCTCTTTGGAGGACCTTTACCTTGGGACTTCCAAGAAGCTTTCTCTTTCACGGAATGTCTTGTGTTCTAAATGCAACGGGTGTGTGTTGATTTCGGCATTGTTGGTTTGCATGCTTGTTGGCCCTTTTTTCAACAATTGATTCTTACAGAGTGCATGGCTTGTTTTGTAATTGATTACAGGAAAGGGTCGAAATCTGGAGCTTCAATGACATGTGCTGGCTGTCAAGGTACTGGTATGAAGGTTTCCATTAGGCACCTTGGTCCCTCTATGATTCAGCAAATGCAGCATCCTTGCAATGAATGCAAGGGTACTGGAGAAACAATCAATGAGAAAGACCGGTGCCCACAATGCAAGGGCGAGAAAGTCGTCCAAGAGAAGAAAGTGCTTGAGGTCCATGTGGAGAAGGGAATGCAGAACGGGCAGAAGATTACATTCCCTGGTGAAGCTGATGAAGCAGTATGTTGAACATTTAAGTCATATTATTACTGATATTGAATTGTATATACTAAAGGATTTGTGCTGACTTTGATCTTCTGCATTTCTTGCAGCCCGATACAGTCACTGGAGATATTGTCTTTGTCCTTCAACAGAAGGAACATCCCAAGTTCAAGAGAAGGGATGAAGACCTCTTTGTGGAGCACTCGCTGTCCCTGACTGAGGCTTTGTGTGGCTTTAAGTTTGTGCTCACTCACTTGGATGGGCGGCAACTTCTCATCAAGTCAAATCCTGGAGAAGTTATTAAGCCTGGTACGTAAATGTTGCACCTATGCATTGTGCTTTTTTGCTCCTCCAAGTTTTCTGAATGATTGAAAATTCTGATTTGTTTCATTTGTGATAttaaaacttgcttgaaatGCCAGATTCTTACAAGGCAATAAACGATGAGGGAATGCCAATGTACCAGAGGCCCTTCATGAAGGGGAAGCTTTACATTCACTTCTCGGTAGAATTTCCTGAATCTCTGATCCCTGATCAGGTGAAAGCTTTGGAAGCTGTTCTGCCACCAAAACCTACTTCACAGTTGACTGACATGGAGCTGGACGAGTGCGAGGAGACCACACTGCACGATGTGAACATGGAGGAAGAGATGAGGAGGAGGCAACAGGCTCAGCAGGAGGCATACGACGAGGACGATGATATGCACGGTGGTCATCAGAGAGTACAGTGCGCTCAGCAGTGATGATCTTCATACAGAACAAGTGTTGATCTTCAGTCAATTCATATGTTATTTTTAGCCGTGTGCTGCGGActaaattagtgtttgattaaATCTGATTTTTGGATAAAACAAACAGAGTAGCATTTATTGTCCAAGGGTAATTCCGTTCGGACATCCTAATATCATCAATTTTGTTCAATTTtactctcttcttcctcctaTCCGCAGGCCACCTTCTTCTCTTCTCGGTTCTTTTCTcctttctttttgtttgtttgtgttgTGTGTGTATGGTCTCAACAGTATCGACGAATATTTAGTAATTTGAGGAGGGGAATAATAGGAGGTTAATATCTGCAGTGAAAAAGACatatataaaaggaaaaatCTTTTAGTTATTTAACATTTTCTGTTTAACATCACATAAGCAAAGAATAATTAGTGTGTAAAATCTGTTCAATTTTAAACCGTGATTTGGTTTGATAAATGACTTGAAATAACccataaatttgattaaaattatACGTCTTGATAGTTCAACATCCCAATTGTAAGATTATCACTTTTGATAATTTATACTTATCTCAATTGTATTATTATCACTTCTGCTAAATTCTACTTTATACGAATTTGACAGCTGAGAATCTGGATGCAAAAACTTTTATATTATACGAGCACAAGAATTGAAGTGATACGGGAGTTCACAGCCATGTTTAAAATCTTTAATCTAAGTTGGTTTGATATTATTTTCTGCAAAGATATGCTTGGACTCAGCCCGAATACAACACCAACTCTACCTGCCCGGGCAACTATTCTCTTATCTGTCAATATCTTCTGCTCTTCCAACTTCCAAGGCTCGTCGACAATGTTTCCGACTCTCTAGTTGAGTAGTTGATAGGAAATGATACAGACATTTCATGATAGAAGCTTGGCTACTGATGACGTTTTCTTCCGAATCGGATCGGACAATTGTTTTGCCGGCCATGCTACCGCTAATGTTTTTGATATGTAATGCTGTGTATATCAATTCTAGGCGGCTTCTTGTTCATAAACACGAGACTACCGCATCTTGTTCCTTTTAGGATAGTGAGATTTACAGTTTGacaatctatttttttatcacTCGGAAGTTACAACTAATGAATTTGCATCATTTCATTTCTGAGATCAATTTCAACAAAAGGAGCATCAGGCGCAGTAAGCCAGTAACCCAAACTACCTCTCCAAGAGGCAAGAGACGTGAAGGAATGCACACAAGGGAAATATTCTCCCAATAAACCCCGAAGGTTtttaaagaaacaaaaaccaTCTATCGTACCTTGTCATGGGAAATATCAATCTTCCTTTGCAGATACCGAAATAATTGAGAGATTGTAAATGTAGCCTTGTCCCTTGATTTGATACATAATTTTGCCACTGCTAGAAGATTTTTAAGCTCCGTACAGTCATAATTGTTTCCAAGATCAGGGTCTATCATCTTATCTATGGAATTGTAAAATCGGGATTGTTGGATCCATGGGATTAAATCTGAACCTTCCATCTCTGAAGATTGGCCGGTGACCAATTCCAGTATCAGCACTCCGAGTTGGAATATGATCTTGCAACTCTTCTGCTTCATGCTATCTGAAATGCCAGATGAGGCCGGTGAGCGCATTAACGTGAAGTAACTAAGAATAAGTACCTCAGTTTTGTTTTCTGTTGAAAGAGAAGGACCTCCTGAATTCGGCATCATGACAGAGTTTGCACTGGGAGTAAGAAGGCTAAAATCTGATAGCTGTATTAAAGAAGAAAATCTGGTGTTATACTATTTTAACATTGAAGTGCTTTATTTACTTCTGGCATGTCAATCAAATATAGAAGATGATAGTTCTAGTGAGAAAAGAAATGTTTCCTTACTTTAGCTGCAAAGTTCTCATCTAACATAATATTGCTTGAGCTGATGGAGACATGATATGCCGGTGGATCACTGAAAAGAAACAAGTATTCCTGCAGCCACAATCAACACAACAAAAGACCAAAATCAGAATCATGTTTCACAACTTTTGTGAAACGTTAAATAATATCACAGATATAAGTGACAAAACAGACTCATATATTAGTGTTTCTACAATCATATCGGTCAAAAGAAAGAACTCAGAAACAAGTCAAGTCATACAGAACTATCTTGCAGATACATATttaagcttttgtttttcattggCAAACTGAATGAAACATGCAACTGTTGGAAACTCtgtaaaaattttaatcttCCTACTAAGTACCATAGTTTCCAATATTTGTTTTATCATAAATGCCAAGACTGAGAAATGCTAAATAGTTCCAGCTTAGCAGGGATATTACGCATCCAATAACAATTCATGAACTCAATGAGACATTAACTTTTCATAGTCCTCAAATTACTTGCATTAGAAAAATATGATAAGGGTGCAGTTTTAAGTCAAAACACATTTGGCAAATTTGGTTCTTTGACAAGCTTTTGTTTGAAGAGCTTACCAGTGCTGCCACAACTTCATTAGCAATCTGCAACCTCGTCCTCCAATTTAAGGGAGTCTTCAAGGGATCTACCAGCATTCAAacattgaaataaataaataaataaataaataaaaatagttccCATTATTATTGAGAGGCTCCTCTAAAATCCTTCTAATTTCTTTCAAAATTTACCATTGAGATGCTCCTTTAAGCTTCCATTCTCTATGTTATCAAATATGAGCAGTCTGCAGAAATAACCCCAAAGGCAGCAAGAAACCAGTTAAAAAATTTGCTTTACCTATCACATCTTCATAAATTAGACTGTAATTCTAAAACGCCCTCTGTCAATTTTACATTGTCTTCAGAGTACAAAGATAGAAAGGACAGTAAAGGGTTTTCTTTTGTTCATGAAATCGGATATGA is a window encoding:
- the LOC130943490 gene encoding probable receptor-like protein kinase At1g49730 — encoded protein: MDHLLIRKFRHRLLAWLHRSRSGRVFFVRRIPYKDVKRATDGFQRVIYSNSEVTAYAARFGEGGGGVFLVKEVKDFGQQNDVFCRQIQFLGRLHHRHLLSLKGFSVGKHKRLLIFDNIENGSLKEHLNDPLKTPLNWRTRLQIANEVVAALEYLFLFSDPPAYHVSISSSNIMLDENFAAKLSDFSLLTPSANSVMMPNSGDSMKQKSCKIIFQLGVLILELVTGQSSEMEGSDLIPWIQQSRFYNSIDKMIDPDLGNNYDCTELKNLLAVAKLCIKSRDKATFTISQLFRYLQRKIDISHDKVR
- the LOC130943489 gene encoding dnaJ protein homolog, whose product is MFGRAPKKSDNTKYYEILGVSKEASQDDLKKAYKKAAIKNHPDKGGDPEKFKELAHAYEVLSDPEKREIYDQYGEDALKEGMGGGGGGHDPFDIFQSFFGGSPFGSGGGGSRGRRQRRGEDVVHPLKVSLEDLYLGTSKKLSLSRNVLCSKCNGKGSKSGASMTCAGCQGTGMKVSIRHLGPSMIQQMQHPCNECKGTGETINEKDRCPQCKGEKVVQEKKVLEVHVEKGMQNGQKITFPGEADEAPDTVTGDIVFVLQQKEHPKFKRRDEDLFVEHSLSLTEALCGFKFVLTHLDGRQLLIKSNPGEVIKPDSYKAINDEGMPMYQRPFMKGKLYIHFSVEFPESLIPDQVKALEAVLPPKPTSQLTDMELDECEETTLHDVNMEEEMRRRQQAQQEAYDEDDDMHGGHQRVQCAQQ